A genomic window from Streptomyces sp. HUAS YS2 includes:
- a CDS encoding helix-turn-helix domain-containing protein — MTTVVTGTGVGQLLRTWRERRRLSQLELALRADSSSRHISFIETGRSRPSEEMVLRLAEHLDVPVRDRNALLLAAGYAPKYSESTLDDPQLATLREGIETLLQGYDPYPAIVVDGSYTVVAANRAIGMLIAGLPEHLLTPPMNVMRITLHPEGLAPRIRNLREWRGHLLAQMERQIGLARSEPLRKLYEEVAAYPVPEGGDADDREDPEPYPYFALPLRIEHDGHVLSFVSSISTFNTPMDVTVSELAIETLLPADPATVAYLRGLAAATER, encoded by the coding sequence ATGACAACTGTCGTGACCGGTACGGGAGTAGGGCAGCTGCTGCGCACGTGGCGCGAGCGGCGGCGGCTGAGCCAGTTGGAGCTGGCGCTGCGGGCGGATTCGTCGTCGCGGCACATCTCGTTCATCGAGACGGGCCGGTCCCGGCCGAGCGAGGAGATGGTGCTGCGGCTGGCCGAGCACCTGGACGTGCCGGTGCGGGACCGCAACGCGCTGCTGCTCGCGGCGGGGTACGCGCCGAAGTATTCGGAGTCGACGCTCGACGACCCGCAGCTCGCGACGCTGCGGGAGGGGATCGAGACGCTGCTCCAGGGGTACGACCCGTACCCGGCGATCGTGGTGGACGGCTCGTACACGGTGGTCGCGGCGAACCGGGCGATCGGGATGCTGATCGCGGGGCTGCCGGAGCATCTGCTGACGCCGCCGATGAACGTCATGCGGATCACCCTGCACCCGGAGGGCCTCGCCCCGCGCATCCGGAACCTGCGGGAGTGGCGGGGCCATCTGCTGGCGCAGATGGAGCGGCAGATCGGGCTCGCCCGCTCGGAGCCGCTGCGCAAGCTGTACGAGGAGGTCGCCGCGTACCCCGTGCCGGAGGGCGGCGACGCGGACGACCGGGAGGACCCGGAGCCGTACCCGTACTTCGCGCTGCCGCTGCGGATCGAACACGACGGCCACGTGCTGTCGTTCGTCTCGTCGATCTCGACGTTCAACACGCCGATGGACGTGACCGTCTCCGAGCTGGCGATCGAGACGCTGCTGCCGGCCGACCCGGCGACGGTCGCGTACCTGCGGGGGCTCGCCGCCGCTACGGAGCGGTAG
- a CDS encoding low temperature requirement protein A, which yields MVATGDDHKVTPAELFFDLVFVYAITQVTALMAAAPSPARVVGAMVVLALLWWCWCCFAWLGNVVRADSGALFAVLVSVMAVVFIVSLAVPEVFADAPGGLPAPLLFVLCYAAVRALHLVSYWVSSPGDPALRVTLRRTALVSVLPPLVPLVAGATLASGRVQILLWLGAVLIDYAGIYVTGSSGWRVNSPGHFAERHGLIVIIALGESIVAMGVGVGEFPLTVAVLGASAAGLLLSAGLWRLYFRRLGEESEHKLGSLDGDDRTRFARDVYTFLHLPLVAGVVLCALGMKKVLQQVADTGHYGLAEPLHGVVAWSLTGGVGVYLLGAAAITWRTDGRPSVALLAGGVCCVAAGAAVTLVPALVALVLLALAVATAVALDGRGAARTEHAEASA from the coding sequence ATGGTCGCGACGGGGGACGATCACAAGGTCACTCCCGCGGAACTCTTCTTCGACCTGGTGTTCGTGTACGCGATAACGCAGGTCACCGCGCTGATGGCGGCCGCGCCGTCGCCGGCCCGGGTGGTCGGGGCGATGGTGGTGCTGGCGCTGCTGTGGTGGTGCTGGTGCTGCTTCGCCTGGCTCGGGAACGTCGTACGGGCCGACTCCGGCGCGCTGTTCGCGGTGCTCGTCTCCGTGATGGCGGTGGTGTTCATCGTCTCGCTCGCGGTGCCCGAGGTGTTCGCGGACGCACCGGGCGGGCTTCCCGCGCCGCTGCTCTTCGTGCTCTGCTACGCCGCGGTGCGGGCGCTGCACCTCGTCTCGTACTGGGTCTCCAGCCCGGGCGACCCCGCCCTGCGGGTGACGCTGCGCCGTACCGCGCTGGTGTCGGTGCTGCCGCCGCTGGTGCCGCTGGTGGCGGGCGCGACCCTGGCCTCGGGACGGGTCCAGATCCTGTTGTGGCTGGGCGCGGTGCTGATCGACTACGCGGGCATCTACGTCACCGGGTCGTCCGGCTGGCGGGTCAACTCGCCCGGTCACTTCGCCGAACGGCACGGTCTGATCGTCATCATCGCGCTGGGCGAGTCGATCGTCGCGATGGGCGTCGGTGTCGGGGAGTTCCCGCTCACGGTGGCGGTGCTCGGCGCGTCCGCGGCCGGACTGCTGCTCTCGGCCGGCCTGTGGCGGTTGTACTTCCGGCGGCTCGGCGAGGAGTCCGAGCACAAGCTCGGCTCGCTGGACGGCGACGACCGCACCCGCTTCGCGCGGGACGTGTACACGTTCCTGCATCTGCCGCTGGTCGCGGGGGTCGTGCTGTGCGCGCTCGGCATGAAGAAGGTCCTCCAGCAGGTCGCCGACACGGGTCACTACGGCCTGGCCGAGCCGCTGCACGGCGTGGTGGCCTGGTCGCTGACCGGGGGTGTCGGGGTGTACCTGCTGGGCGCCGCCGCGATCACCTGGCGGACCGACGGCCGTCCGTCCGTCGCGCTGCTCGCGGGAGGCGTGTGCTGTGTGGCGGCCGGCGCGGCGGTGACGCTGGTCCCGGCGCTGGTCGCACTCGTCCTGCTGGCCCTCGCGGTGGCGACGGCGGTGGCCCTGGACGGACGGGGCGCGGCGCGGACGGAGCACGCGGAAGCGTCGGCTTGA
- a CDS encoding phage holin family protein, whose protein sequence is MGRAVLRVLVVWAVSTLTMLLLAGLLPDFQLQSDDGDSLTRTAITAAWAAGAFGLLSALVWPVIVRAVLLVPALVLGVLVFFLNGSLLLIALWLIPDGRGAADPETAVAVAAVMSAVASATSTALAVRDDDAYRRRLYRLADRKRRRTDTDAPEQVPGILFLQLDGVGHQVLRTAVRDGLMPTVAGWLDTTHRLTPWRTDWSSQTGASQLGILHGSNEDVPAFRWYEKDTGRIMVSNRPASAVELQRRAIERTGDGGLLTLDGASRGNLFSGGADQLALVLSMAARRGRANRSRAGYFAYFSDPANAVRTAVSLVAEVFREMYQSTRALLRRETPRVSRGGLYPFVRAFATVVERDVVVAAVMGDLLAGRTAVYADLVAYDEVAHHSGPHGRDTDQVLKRLDRAIALIAKVAEHAPRPYRIVLLSDHGQSTGPTFEGAYGLTLKDLVRAGCGLPVPRRVGRTRSGSEARDAARDALLGALHRPVDGHGEEAETARQVRRRPSEPIVLASGNLGLVSFPEVPHRMTHEQIELRHPALLRTLANHPGIGFLLVASEVHGSVVLARDGVAVPIAELTDDGPLAPFGPGAADAVRRTDGFPHVADIMVNSMHDPFAGTVHAFEEQIGSHGGLGGEQSRPFLLSPLDLPEPPAALVGAEQVHQVLRGWLRESSGPQVPVPVAEAPAAGEAGTSPAGEDALKS, encoded by the coding sequence ATGGGCAGAGCCGTGCTGCGCGTGCTCGTGGTCTGGGCCGTCTCCACCCTGACGATGCTGCTCCTCGCCGGCCTCCTGCCCGACTTCCAGCTCCAGTCCGACGACGGCGACAGCCTCACCCGCACCGCCATCACCGCCGCCTGGGCGGCCGGCGCCTTCGGTCTGCTGAGCGCGCTGGTCTGGCCCGTGATCGTGCGCGCCGTGCTGCTCGTACCGGCGCTGGTGCTCGGCGTGTTGGTCTTCTTCCTCAACGGCTCACTGCTGCTCATCGCGCTCTGGCTGATCCCCGACGGGCGCGGCGCCGCCGACCCGGAGACCGCCGTGGCGGTCGCCGCGGTGATGTCCGCCGTCGCCTCGGCCACCTCCACCGCCCTCGCCGTGCGCGACGACGACGCCTACCGGCGCCGGCTCTACCGGTTGGCCGACCGCAAACGGCGGCGCACCGACACCGACGCCCCGGAGCAGGTGCCCGGCATCCTCTTCCTGCAACTCGACGGCGTCGGCCACCAGGTGCTGCGCACGGCCGTCCGCGACGGGCTGATGCCCACCGTCGCCGGCTGGCTCGACACCACCCACCGGCTCACCCCCTGGCGCACCGACTGGTCCAGCCAGACCGGCGCCAGCCAGCTCGGCATCCTGCACGGCTCCAACGAGGACGTCCCCGCCTTCCGCTGGTACGAGAAGGACACCGGCCGGATCATGGTCAGCAACCGGCCCGCGAGCGCCGTGGAACTCCAGCGCCGGGCGATCGAGCGCACCGGCGACGGCGGCCTGCTCACCCTCGACGGCGCCTCCCGGGGCAACCTGTTCAGCGGCGGCGCCGACCAGCTCGCGCTCGTCCTGTCGATGGCCGCCCGGCGCGGGCGCGCCAACCGGTCCCGGGCCGGCTACTTCGCGTACTTCTCCGACCCCGCCAACGCCGTCCGCACCGCGGTCTCGCTCGTCGCCGAGGTCTTCCGCGAGATGTACCAGTCGACCAGGGCGCTGCTGCGCCGGGAGACCCCTCGGGTGTCGCGCGGCGGCCTGTACCCGTTCGTCCGGGCCTTCGCGACGGTCGTCGAGCGGGACGTGGTCGTCGCCGCGGTCATGGGCGACCTGCTGGCCGGCCGTACCGCCGTGTACGCCGACCTCGTCGCGTACGACGAGGTCGCCCACCACTCCGGCCCGCACGGCCGCGACACCGACCAGGTCCTCAAGCGCCTCGACCGGGCGATCGCCCTGATCGCCAAGGTGGCCGAGCACGCGCCGCGCCCGTACCGGATCGTGCTCCTCTCCGACCACGGGCAGAGCACCGGACCGACCTTCGAGGGCGCCTACGGGCTGACCCTCAAGGACCTCGTGCGGGCCGGCTGCGGGCTGCCGGTGCCGCGTCGGGTGGGGCGCACCCGGAGCGGCTCGGAGGCCCGCGACGCGGCCCGGGACGCCCTGCTCGGCGCGCTGCACCGGCCGGTGGACGGGCACGGCGAGGAGGCGGAGACGGCCCGGCAGGTGCGCCGCCGGCCCTCCGAACCGATCGTGCTGGCCTCCGGCAACCTCGGCCTGGTCTCCTTCCCGGAGGTGCCGCACCGGATGACCCACGAGCAGATCGAGCTGCGCCACCCGGCACTGCTGCGGACCCTCGCCAACCATCCCGGCATCGGCTTCCTGCTGGTCGCGAGCGAGGTGCACGGCTCGGTGGTGCTGGCCCGGGACGGCGTGGCGGTGCCGATCGCCGAGCTGACCGACGACGGACCGCTCGCCCCCTTCGGGCCGGGCGCGGCGGACGCGGTACGGCGCACGGACGGCTTCCCGCACGTCGCGGACATCATGGTCAACTCGATGCACGACCCGTTCGCCGGGACCGTGCACGCCTTCGAGGAGCAGATCGGCTCGCACGGCGGGCTGGGCGGCGAACAGTCCCGCCCCTTCCTGCTCTCCCCGCTCGACCTGCCCGAGCCGCCCGCCGCGCTGGTCGGCGCGGAGCAGGTGCATCAGGTGCTGCGTGGCTGGCTCCGCGAGAGCTCGGGCCCGCAGGTGCCGGTGCCGGTGGCGGAGGCGCCGGCCGCCGGGGAGGCGGGCACGTCGCCCGCAGGCGAGGACGCGTTGAAGTCCTGA
- a CDS encoding MBL fold metallo-hydrolase → MEITWWGHATCTVEDSGVRVLTDPLFVRRLAHLRRRRGELPPPEAAVAEAVLISHLHSDHLHVPSLARLAPGTVLVVPRGAARSVPALRRLHGLRLTEVVPGDEVTVDGLTVRAVPARHDGRRLPVGPHRSPALGYVVEGEARTYFAGDTGLFDEMAEAVGPVDVALLPVGGWGPYLGHGHLDAGRAAQALAALSPAAAVPVHYGTYWPIGMDAVRPHEFHAPGDEFVRHAARLAPKVAVHRLGHGERVRPEVAR, encoded by the coding sequence GTGGAGATCACCTGGTGGGGGCATGCCACCTGTACGGTCGAGGACTCCGGGGTCCGGGTCCTGACCGACCCGCTGTTCGTGCGCCGGCTGGCCCATCTGCGGCGCCGGCGCGGCGAGCTGCCGCCGCCGGAGGCCGCGGTCGCCGAGGCGGTGCTGATCTCGCACCTGCACTCCGACCATCTGCACGTGCCCTCGCTGGCCCGGCTCGCGCCGGGGACGGTGCTGGTCGTGCCGCGCGGCGCGGCCCGGTCGGTGCCCGCACTGCGCAGGCTCCACGGGCTGCGGCTGACCGAGGTGGTCCCGGGCGACGAGGTGACGGTGGACGGGCTGACCGTACGAGCCGTCCCGGCGCGGCACGACGGGCGCCGGCTGCCGGTGGGGCCGCACCGCTCGCCCGCGCTCGGCTACGTGGTGGAGGGCGAGGCGCGCACCTACTTCGCCGGGGACACCGGGCTCTTCGACGAGATGGCCGAGGCGGTCGGCCCGGTGGACGTGGCGCTGCTGCCGGTGGGCGGCTGGGGCCCGTACCTGGGGCACGGGCACCTTGACGCGGGGCGGGCGGCGCAGGCGCTCGCGGCGCTGTCGCCGGCCGCCGCGGTGCCGGTGCACTACGGCACCTACTGGCCGATCGGGATGGACGCGGTGCGTCCGCACGAGTTCCACGCGCCGGGCGACGAGTTCGTCCGGCACGCGGCGCGGCTCGCCCCGAAGGTGGCGGTGCACCGGCTGGGGCACGGCGAGCGGGTGCGGCCGGAGGTCGCCCGGTGA
- a CDS encoding DedA family protein — protein MIERIAQAIRELPPEQTQQAVGYPSLFLLVALGALVPVVPTGAIVSSAAVVAFHQTAPLTLLFVFLVSAGAAFLGDVTLYWLGQRGVRSRNGSRWLTALRDRAAPDRLAHAQDRLETHQVPVLVLSRLVPAGRIPVMLACLLAGMPLRRFARGDLPACLAWAATYGLIGILGGSLFDEPWEGVVAAVALTMLISAAPALWRRLRRRGAPTEGSGGEHA, from the coding sequence GTGATCGAGCGGATCGCGCAGGCGATACGGGAGCTGCCGCCGGAGCAGACGCAGCAGGCGGTCGGCTATCCGTCGCTGTTCCTGCTGGTGGCCCTGGGCGCGCTGGTGCCGGTGGTGCCGACGGGCGCGATCGTGAGTTCGGCAGCGGTGGTGGCGTTCCACCAGACCGCTCCGCTGACCCTGCTGTTCGTGTTCCTGGTGTCGGCGGGCGCGGCGTTCCTGGGCGACGTGACGCTGTACTGGCTGGGTCAGCGCGGGGTCCGCTCGCGGAACGGTTCGCGTTGGCTGACGGCGCTGCGCGACCGGGCGGCACCGGACCGGCTGGCCCACGCGCAGGACCGCCTGGAGACCCATCAGGTGCCGGTGCTGGTGCTGTCCCGGCTGGTGCCGGCGGGGCGGATCCCGGTGATGCTGGCCTGTCTGCTGGCCGGGATGCCGCTGCGCCGGTTCGCCCGGGGCGATCTGCCGGCGTGCCTGGCGTGGGCGGCGACGTACGGGCTCATCGGGATCCTCGGCGGTTCGCTGTTCGACGAGCCGTGGGAGGGCGTGGTGGCGGCGGTCGCGCTGACGATGCTGATCAGCGCGGCGCCCGCGTTGTGGCGGCGGCTGCGGCGGCGGGGCGCGCCGACGGAGGGGTCAGGGGGCGAGCACGCGTGA
- a CDS encoding MBL fold metallo-hydrolase, with protein sequence MTEKTARTDRTPLTGPAPTGSEATAPGRPQPPAGPAHPAGPTGPARPVAPAALQPVGRTRADWPRTFADRLTAPLPGVRAMARLAREGTVRPGPDGLRDIPLLPFAPGPLPAAGPDTLAVTWAGHASWVLRIGGLTVLTDPVWSRRILGTPARLTPVGVRWEDLPPVDAVVISHNHFDHLDAPTLKRLPRRTPVFVPAGLAPWFRRRRFTRITELDWWEAAELGGVRFEFVPAHHWSKRTLLDTCRSLWGGWLLTDPLGRRIHFAGDTGYGHRLAEIGRRHPGIDLTLLPIGAYAPRWWLRDVHTDPEEAVRAFQDLGARHMAPMHWATFVLSAEPVLEPLTRLRAAWADAGLAPDQLWDLPVGGSRVLAP encoded by the coding sequence ATGACGGAAAAGACGGCACGGACGGACCGCACCCCGCTCACCGGCCCCGCGCCCACGGGCTCCGAGGCCACCGCCCCCGGCCGCCCGCAGCCCCCGGCCGGCCCCGCCCACCCCGCCGGGCCCACCGGCCCCGCCCGCCCCGTCGCACCCGCCGCCCTCCAGCCCGTCGGACGCACCCGCGCCGACTGGCCCCGTACCTTCGCCGACCGCCTCACCGCTCCGCTGCCCGGCGTCCGCGCCATGGCCCGGCTGGCCCGGGAGGGCACCGTACGCCCCGGCCCGGACGGCCTGCGTGACATCCCGCTGCTGCCGTTCGCCCCCGGCCCGCTGCCCGCCGCCGGCCCCGACACCCTCGCCGTCACGTGGGCGGGCCACGCCAGTTGGGTGCTCCGGATCGGCGGCCTGACCGTGCTCACCGACCCCGTCTGGTCCCGCCGGATCCTCGGAACCCCCGCCCGGCTCACGCCGGTCGGCGTCCGCTGGGAGGACCTGCCGCCCGTCGACGCGGTCGTCATCAGCCACAACCACTTCGACCACCTCGACGCGCCCACCCTCAAGCGGCTGCCGCGCCGCACCCCGGTGTTCGTCCCGGCCGGCCTCGCCCCCTGGTTCCGCCGCCGCCGGTTCACCCGGATCACCGAACTCGACTGGTGGGAGGCGGCCGAACTCGGCGGCGTGCGCTTCGAGTTCGTCCCCGCCCATCACTGGTCCAAGCGCACCCTGCTCGACACCTGCCGCTCCCTGTGGGGCGGATGGCTGCTCACCGATCCGCTCGGCCGTCGCATCCACTTCGCCGGGGACACCGGCTACGGCCACCGGCTCGCCGAGATCGGCCGCCGCCACCCCGGGATCGACCTCACGCTGCTGCCGATCGGCGCCTACGCCCCGCGGTGGTGGCTGCGCGACGTGCACACCGATCCCGAGGAGGCCGTCCGTGCCTTCCAGGACCTCGGGGCCCGGCACATGGCACCCATGCACTGGGCGACCTTCGTGCTCTCGGCCGAGCCCGTCCTCGAACCCCTCACCCGGCTCCGCGCCGCCTGGGCCGACGCCGGCCTCGCCCCCGACCAGCTGTGGGACCTGCCGGTCGGCGGCTCACGCGTGCTCGCCCCCTGA